The Lepisosteus oculatus isolate fLepOcu1 chromosome 4, fLepOcu1.hap2, whole genome shotgun sequence genome window below encodes:
- the lgi1b gene encoding leucine-rich glioma-inactivated protein 1b, whose protein sequence is MGYANKTFRRYTFLLWLASVLLLVESKKTKPRCPSSCTCTKDNALCENIRSVPRSFPPDVVSLSFVKSGFNEIPEGSFVHTPALQLLLFTANSFDSINEDAFLGLPHLEYLFIENNKIKSISPNAFRGLKSLIHLSLAYNNLETLPKDVFKGMEALTKVDLRGNIFNCDCKLKWLVEWMYNTNATVDQIFCSSPPAYQGKKLHELSAQSFDCITTEFAAYQTLKFESISVDSFSYMNDEYVVFAQPFIGKCSFLEWDHVEMVFRNYDNINSTSTVVCKPLVIDGQLFIIVAQLFGGSHIYKRDNSASKFIKIQDIDILKIRKPNDVETFRIEDESYFVIADSSKAGSTTVYKWNGNGFYSHQSLHPWYRDTDVEYLEIASKPHLILSSSSQRPVIYQWNKAQKAFERRTDIPEMEDVYAVKHFKVNNDLYICLTRFIGDSKVMKWDGSMFSEIQTMPSRGSMVFQPFAVNTWQYAILGSDYSFTQVYRWDMKKGQFVSFQELNIQAPRAFSLVSIDKREFLLASSFKGKTQIYEHLVIDLSD, encoded by the exons ATGGGATATGCCAACAAAACCTTCAGAAGATACACGTTCCTGCTGTGGCTTGCGTCTGTGCTTCTTCTAGTAGAGAGTAAGAAAACTAAACCCAGATGCCCCTCTTCGTGTACATGCACCAAAGATAATGCCCTGTGTGAAAACATAAGATCGGTTCCTCGCAGCTTCCCTCCCGATGTCGTTTCATT ATCATTTGTGAAATCAGGATTCAACGAAATCCCAGAAGGAAGCTTCGTCCACACACCAGCACTGCAGCTTCT CCTGTTCACAGCCAACTCCTTTGATTCTATAAATGAAGATGCTTTCCTGGGTCTTCCCCATCTGGAATACCT GTTTattgaaaacaacaaaatcaaGTCTATTTCCCCAAATGCTTTCAGAGGACTGAAATCCCTAATACACTT GAGCCTGGCTTATAATAATCTGGAAACACTACCGAAAGATGTTTTTAAGGGGATGGAGGCGCTCACAAAAGT GGATCTCCGAGGTAATATCTTTAACTGTGACTGCAAATTGAAGTGGCTTGTAGAATGGATGTACAACACCAATGCAACTGTGGACCAGATCTTCTGCAGCAGCCCACCAGCTTATCAAGGGAAGAAACTCCATGAGCTCTCGGCACAGTCATTTGACTGCATAACGACAG AATTTGCCGCCTACCAAACCCTGAAGTTTGAGTCTATTTCGGTAGATTCATTCTCCTATATGAATGATGAATATGTTGTATTTGCCCAGCCCTTTATTGGAAAATGCAGTTTTCTGGAATGGGACCATGTTGAAATGGTCTTCCGGAATTATGACAACATCAACA GCACTTCCACTGTTGTCTGCAAGCCACTGGTTATTGATGGTCAGCTGTTCATTATAGTCGCCCAGCTCTTTGGCGGCTCTCACATCTACAAACGGGACAATTCTGCCAGCAAGTTCATCAAAATCCAGGACATCGACATTCTGAAAATCAGGAAGCCCAACGATGTTGAAACCTTTCGAATCGAAGACGAATCCTACTTTGTCATTGCTGACAGCTCTAAAGCAGGGTCCACAACAGTGTACAAATGGAACGGCAACGGTTTTTACTCTCACCAGTCCCTTCACCCCTGGTACAGGGACACAGATGTGGAGTACCTGGAAATAGCTAGCAAGCCGCACCTGATTCTCTCGAGCAGCTCTCAGAGGCCTGTCATTTACCAGTGGAACAAAGCCCAGAAAGCGTTCGAAAGACGCACAGACATCCCCGAAATGGAAGATGTCTACGCAGTGAAGCACTTCAAAGTGAATAACGATCTGTACATTTGCTTGACCAGGTTCATCGGGGATTCTAAAGTGATGAAGTGGGATGGCTCGATGTTTTCAGAGATACAGACAATGCCATCCCGGGGCTCAATGGTGTTCCAGCCTTTCGCGGTCAACACCTGGCAGTATGCAATCCTCGGAAGTGACTACTCCTTTACTCAAGTCTATCGCTGGGATATGAAGAAAGGGCAGTTCGTTAGCTTTCAAGAGCTGAACATCCAGGCTCCAAGGGCATTCTCCctggtttccattgacaaacgTGAGTTCTTGCTTGCCTccagttttaaaggaaaaactcAGATTTACGAACACCTTGTGATTGACCTAAGCGATTAA
- the slc35g1 gene encoding solute carrier family 35 member G1 produces the protein MSQFSSTVAGDDSEDALSVDPLKEELVEIFHLEVDGECVAEKLHLQNNCHISGVDRAARTDSTTKGDPETRNHFSLFRCCGKQSYPNNKGTEGNSLSKDPEKKPACAGIGLVYSLLASLFFSIVALLVKKIDGIHAVEISAIRCFFQMLFVLPAMIYYKTGFLGPRDQRIFLFLRGFLGANAMILLYYAVQQMPLADATVIVFSNPVFTAVLAWIFLKEKCTIWDFVFTIFTLTGVILIARPPFLFGSRVSGIEGDYTNHIKGTIAAFTGAVGAASTFVVLRKMGKSVHYYLSVWYYAVIGLIECVIALFVLKEWTVPFCGWDRWILMLIGLLGIAGQTFLTKALQVEKAGPVALMRTMDVVLAFILQFLFLNRTPTWWSLGGAICVIGSTSGVALRKWYKSTKRADRV, from the exons ATGAGCCAGTTCAGCAGCACGGTCGCTGGGGATGACAGTGAGGATGCCTTATCGGTCGACCCCCTGAAGGAAGAGCTAGTGGAGATTTTTCACTTAGAGGTTGACGGTGAATGTGTCGCTGAGAAGCTTCATCTGCAAAATAACTGCCACATTTCTGGGGTGGACAGGGCAGCGAGAACGGACAGCACGACCAAGGGAGACCCCGAGACCAGAAATCATTTTTCTCTGTTCAGATGTTGCGGAAAGCAAAGTTATCCCAATAACAAGGGCACTGAGGGAAACTCGCTTTCGAAAG ACCCGGAAAAGAAACCTGCCTGTGCTGGCATCGGCCTGGTTTATTCGTTGCTGGCATCCCTGTTTTTCTCAATAGTAGCCCTTCTGGTGAAGAAAATCGATGGAATTCATGCAGTGGAAATCAGTGCTATCCGATGTTTCTTCCAGATGCTGTTTGTACTTCCTGCCATGATTTATTACAA AACTGGATTCCTGGGACCAAGAGATCAGCGCATCTTTCTGTTTCTGAGAGGCTTTCTTGGGGCGAATGCAATGATTCTGCTGTACTACGCGGTGCAGCAGATGCCGCTGGCTGATGCCACAGTCATTGTCTTCAGCAACCCAGTTTTCACGGCCGTGCTGGCCTGGATTTTCCTCAAGGAGAAGTGCACCATCTGGGACTTCGTCTTTACCATATTCACGCTGACGGGAGTCATACTCATTGCGAGGCCCCCGTTCCTCTTCGGGTCTCGCGTCTCCGGGATAGAGGGCGACTACACGAACCACATCAAGGGCACCATCGCGGCCTTCACCGGCGCAGTGGGGGCGGCGTCCACTTTCGTCGTGCTCCGGAAGATGGGGAAGAGCGTTCACTACTACCTGTCCGTGTGGTATTATGCGGTCATTGGCCTTATAGAGTGCGTCATTGCCCTGTTCGTCCTCAAGGAGTGGACGGTTCCCTTCTGCGGCTGGGACAGGTGGATCCTGATGCTGATCGGGCTGCTGGGAATCGCGGGCCAGACGTTTCTCACCAAAGCGCTGCAGGTGGAGAAAGCTGGGCCCGTGGCCTTGATGAGGACGATGGACGTAGTGCTGGCCTTCATACTCCAGTTTCTGTTTCTCAACCGAACGCCGACGTGGTGGAGCCTGGGAGGGGCTATTTGTGTAATCGGCAGCACTAGCGGAGTGGCTCTTCGGAAATGGTATAAAAGCACAAAACGTGCTGATAGAGTGTGA